The following coding sequences lie in one Flavobacterium sp. 20NA77.7 genomic window:
- a CDS encoding nuclear transport factor 2 family protein: MKKIIVLGLCLISVSMHAQEAKVKATIQTFFEGFHAKDTIKMKNFCHEKMLLQSINESTKGTKLIEEKATDFFKSMTKIPENIKFEERLLNFEVKIDGSMAHVWTPYEFYINGTYSHGGVNAFTLILENNQWKIVHLIDTRRKKK, encoded by the coding sequence ATGAAAAAAATTATTGTACTAGGATTATGTTTGATAAGCGTTTCGATGCACGCTCAAGAAGCCAAAGTTAAAGCAACAATACAAACATTTTTTGAAGGATTTCACGCAAAAGATACCATCAAAATGAAAAACTTTTGTCATGAAAAAATGTTGTTGCAATCGATTAATGAAAGTACAAAAGGTACAAAATTAATAGAGGAAAAAGCAACAGATTTTTTTAAATCGATGACAAAAATTCCTGAGAATATCAAATTTGAGGAGCGTTTACTTAATTTTGAAGTTAAAATTGATGGCAGCATGGCACACGTTTGGACACCTTATGAATTTTACATAAATGGAACATATAGCCATGGTGGCGTAAATGCTTTTACCTTGATTTTAGAAAATAATCAATGGAAAATTGTGCATTTGATAGACACACGCAGGAAGAAAAAGTAA
- the panB gene encoding 3-methyl-2-oxobutanoate hydroxymethyltransferase, with translation MSVAKNDYKRITTKSLVDMKRKGEKISMLTAYDYTMAKIVDTAGVDVILVGDSASNVMAGHETTLPITLDQMIYHAAAVVRAAERALVVVDLPFGTYQSDSKEALRSSIRIMKESGGHAVKLEGGSEISGSIKKILNAGIPVMGHLGLTPQSIYKFGTYTVRAKEDAEAEKLIEDAKLLEQLGCFALVLEKIPADLATRVAQSISIPVIGIGAGAGVDGQVLVLHDMVGMTHEFSPRFLRRYMNLFEDMTKAIGNYVTDVKSKDFPNASEQY, from the coding sequence ATGTCTGTAGCAAAAAACGATTACAAAAGAATCACGACCAAGTCTTTAGTTGACATGAAACGTAAAGGAGAAAAAATTTCTATGCTCACGGCTTATGACTATACAATGGCTAAAATTGTTGATACTGCTGGAGTTGATGTTATTTTAGTGGGTGATTCTGCTAGTAATGTGATGGCAGGACATGAAACGACATTACCTATCACATTAGATCAAATGATTTATCATGCTGCTGCAGTAGTGCGTGCTGCTGAACGCGCTTTAGTGGTGGTAGATTTGCCTTTTGGAACCTATCAATCTGATTCAAAAGAAGCCTTACGTTCATCAATACGTATTATGAAAGAGAGTGGAGGACATGCCGTAAAATTAGAAGGTGGAAGTGAGATTTCGGGTTCAATAAAAAAAATATTAAATGCAGGTATACCTGTTATGGGACATCTGGGATTAACACCACAATCTATATATAAATTTGGAACGTATACTGTTCGTGCTAAAGAAGATGCTGAAGCAGAAAAATTAATTGAAGATGCAAAATTATTAGAACAACTTGGTTGTTTTGCTCTGGTGCTTGAAAAAATACCTGCCGATTTAGCGACTCGTGTTGCACAAAGTATTTCAATTCCTGTAATTGGTATTGGTGCAGGTGCTGGCGTAGACGGACAAGTATTAGTGTTGCACGATATGGTGGGTATGACCCACGAATTTAGCCCTCGATTTTTACGTCGTTATATGAATTTATTTGAAGATATGACTAAAGCTATTGGAAATTATGTTACAGATGTTAAATCTAAGGACTTTCCAAATGCGAGTGAACAGTATTGA
- a CDS encoding sensor histidine kinase has translation MNKLKQYIYVAISILMVVCILFFLVDYLNYKIIALLLLLLVSSHAMVFDIMPTILSAILSAIIWNFLFIPPIFTFHISNPEDILMFIMYFIVALINSVLLFKLKKIEKKALEKEEKEKTLKLYNTLLNSLSHELKTPISAIIGSVDTLQELEGKLSNENRVLLLNEIAVAGLKLNYQVENLLNMSRLESGTLKPKLEWCDVNEEFYRIIKNNFQNNARINFQFNDTLPICKMDVGFLEQIAINIIKNALLYTTEDKKIIIGSNYSNNDLILTFQDFGKGIPSEHLPYIFDKFFRVPQTITGGTGLGLSIVKGFVDALNGKIDVKNNNPNGLKFDIFIPVETTFINNLKNE, from the coding sequence ATGAATAAACTAAAACAATACATATATGTAGCCATTTCTATACTTATGGTTGTTTGTATCCTTTTTTTTCTTGTTGACTATTTAAATTATAAAATAATTGCATTACTATTACTATTATTAGTATCCTCACATGCAATGGTATTTGATATTATGCCAACGATTTTATCTGCAATTCTAAGTGCAATTATTTGGAATTTTTTGTTTATCCCGCCAATATTTACTTTTCATATTAGCAATCCAGAAGATATACTGATGTTTATAATGTATTTCATTGTTGCCTTAATTAATAGTGTCTTATTATTCAAACTAAAGAAAATAGAAAAAAAAGCATTAGAAAAAGAAGAAAAAGAAAAAACATTGAAATTGTATAATACTTTATTGAATTCCTTATCTCATGAGTTAAAAACTCCAATTTCGGCTATAATTGGATCGGTTGATACATTGCAAGAATTAGAAGGCAAACTTAGTAATGAAAATAGAGTCTTATTATTAAACGAAATAGCTGTTGCTGGTTTAAAGCTCAACTATCAAGTCGAAAACTTACTAAATATGAGCAGATTAGAGTCTGGAACTTTAAAACCTAAACTAGAATGGTGTGATGTTAACGAAGAATTTTATCGAATTATTAAAAATAATTTTCAAAATAACGCAAGAATTAATTTTCAATTCAATGATACCTTACCTATTTGTAAAATGGATGTTGGTTTTTTGGAACAAATTGCAATAAATATCATTAAAAATGCTTTGCTTTATACCACTGAAGATAAAAAAATAATAATAGGATCAAATTATTCGAATAACGACCTTATTTTAACTTTTCAAGATTTTGGAAAAGGAATACCTAGTGAACACTTGCCATATATTTTTGATAAATTTTTTAGAGTACCACAAACCATAACAGGTGGAACGGGTTTAGGTTTGTCTATTGTAAAAGGTTTTGTTGATGCATTAAATGGAAAAATTGATGTGAAAAACAACAATCCT